The Linepithema humile isolate Giens D197 chromosome 2, Lhum_UNIL_v1.0, whole genome shotgun sequence genome has a segment encoding these proteins:
- the hrg gene encoding poly(A) polymerase type 3: MWPTQSNNNSNTNSTSSDKNLRTLGMTSAISVAEPKPIDITRTNELKEALKPYNVFESEEELNHRMEILSKLNALVKQWIRDTSIARNMPPNVAEQVGGKIYTFGSYRLGVHHKGADIDALCVVPRHIYRSDYFTSFFELLKMQEEVTDLRAVEEAFVPVIKMNFDGIEIDMLFAKLTLKEIPDSMDLRDDMLLKNLDQKCVRSLNGCRVTDEILRLVPNIENFRLALRAIKLWAKRHGIYSNVLGYLGGVSWAMLVARTCQLYPNAVAATLIEKFFLVFSQWKWPQPVLLKQPDNVNLGYPVWDPRVNVSDRYHLMPIITPAYPQQNSTFNVSVSTRTIMQEAFENGLTITEEIIIGKATWDKLFEPPNFFGKYKHYIVLLARSLSAEDQLEWCGLVESKIRHLIGTLERNPHITLAHVNPEAFPPLDPEPGKHCSMWFIGLSFAKSESLNIDLTYDIKSFVETIERQAEQINMLKEGMGIEAKHVKRRDLHTYVSASLLKKDKRISSSVHRNGNLAGNGSTGGGVSPRNTSDTSSRKRLSDQALDTNGKKRRVNEQAEEQAENASLVVQSCGEDSNSGCSMDEYKQNLSTTKDEGPTGASAVAQEGFVCT; encoded by the exons ATGTGGCCCACGCagagtaataataattccaaTACAAACTCTACATCGAGTGATAAGAATTTACGCACTCTGGGTATGACATCTGCTATTAGCGTAGCGGAACCTAAACCTATCGATATTACCAGAACCAACGAATTGAAAGAGGCCCTGAAACCCTACAATGTTTTCGAATCTGAAGAAGAGTTGAATCATAGGATGGAGATTTTAAG CAAACTGAATGCATTGGTCAAACAATGGATAAGAGATACGAGTATAGCTAGAAATATGCCGCCTAATGTGGCTGAACAAGTTGGTGGTAAAATTTACACATTTGGTTCATATAGATTAGGTGTGCATCACAAAGGTGCCGATATTGATGCACTATGTGTTGTGCCACGTCACATATACAGATCGGATTATTTTACATCCTTTTTTGAATTACTGAAAATGCAAGAAGAAGTTACAGATTTAAga gCTGTGGAAGAAGCCTTTGTACCAgtcataaaaatgaattttgatGGTATAGAAATTGACATGTTATTCGCAAAATTAACACTTAAGGAAATTCCGGATTCAATG gaTCTCAGGGATGACATGCTACTAAAAAACCTGGATCAAAAGTGTGTCAGAAGTCTCAATGGTTGTAGAGTAACTGATGAAATATTGCGTTTAGTAcctaatatagaaaattttagattagCTTTGAGGGCTATAAAATTATGGGCAAAAC gacATGGCATATACAGTAATGTGTTGGGCTACCTTGGTGGCGTGTCCTGGGCAATGTTGGTTGCTCGAACATGTCAACTTTATCCCAACGCTGTAGCTGCgactttaatagaaaaattttttctcgtattttcTCAATGGAAGTGGCCGCAACCGGTACTATTAAAACAACCTGACAACGTCAATCTCGGTTATCCAGTTTGGGATCCAAGA gTAAATGTATCTGACAGATATCATCTGATGCCAATAATCACGCCAGCATACCCTCAACAAAATTCAACTTTCAACGTGTCTGTGTCGACCAGAACCATCATGCAAGAAGCATTTGAAAATGGACTAACTATAACTGAAGAGATCATCATCGGTAAAGCAACGTGGGACAAGTTGTTCGAGCCACCAAACTTTTTCGGCAAATACAAACATTACATTGTATTGCTGGCCAGAAGTTTAAGCGCGGAAGATCAACTTGAGTGGTGCGGCCTTGTCGAGTCAAAAATTCGACACTTAATAG GTACATTGGAAAGGAATCCTCATATTACTTTGGCGCACGTTAATCCTGAAGCATTTCCACCATTGGATCCCGAACCAGGCAAGCACTGTTCTATGTGGTTCATCGGCCTGTCATTCGCCAAAAGCGAAAGTCTCAACATTGACCTCACATATGATATCAAATCCTTTGTGGAAACAA TCGAAAGGCAAGCAGAACAAATAAACATGCTGAAGGAAGGGATGGGAATCGAGGCTAAGCATGTAAAACGAAGAGACTTGCACACTTATGTATCTGCAAGTTTGCTGAAAAAGGACAAGAGG ATTTCTAGTAGTGTGCATCGGAATGGCAACCTTGCTGGCAACGGTAGTACTGGTGGTGGTGTGTCGCCACGGAATACAAGCGATACAAGCAGCAGGAAAAGATTGTCGGATCAGGCACTCGATACGAATGGAAAGAAACGGCGAGTCAATGAGCAGGCGGAAGAACAA GCGGAAAATGCATCATTAGTGGTTCAATCTTGCGGAGAAGATAGCAATTCCGGTTGCAGCATGGATGAATACAAACAGAATCTATCAACCACTAAGGAC GAAGGACCTACCGGTGCATCTGCAGTAGCGCAGGAGGGATTCGTATGCACTTGA